In the Alphaproteobacteria bacterium genome, TGCGTCCCGGTCCGCCTCGCACCAGCGGCGCAGGCGCATGCGACCCGTATCGATCACCCCTCGCTCCTGTCCGACCGAAAACGCAAGGTGACCATGCCGGCTTCCTCGATGCGGTCCTGCAAGGAGACGCCAGCGGCCGCAATCGCCGCAGTCCAGAACGCGTCGGCTTTCACATTGCGCCTGAAGAACGCGATTTCCCAACGGCCGTAATGGTCTTGTAGAATCTGACGGGCCGCGGACGAACCGTATCCGCGCCGCCGCGCTCGCGGTTCGATGAAAAACTCCGCGATCGAGAAATCGGTCTCGCGCCCCGACGGGGACCATCGATTGACCAGCGCAAACCCGATAACATCCCGCCAGCCTCGATGGCATAGGGCCACCTGCCGGGATCGGTCCAATACGCCTCGAAGTGCTGGGACGCTTCCTCGCCCGCACCAGGTCCGGACAACTCGTCGAGATACTGTCGCATTTGCGCTCGAAGGACCGGTTTTGCACCGATCCCGGCAGTTCGAATTCGAACGGGCATCATCCTGGGCGTTCGCCAAAACCGTGCCCGGTGCTGTCCCCGGCTGTGCTCTGGTTTCCGAATGCGTACCGGACGGCTATCTTGTGGACGGAACCTTGGCGCATGCCCGCTTTGCAGTCGAATACAAGGTATGTTGGGCCCCGCCTTTGCTTTAGACTGCTTTCGCGAGACTGCTTTTGCGAGACTGCTTTCGCGTTCCATGGGACGCGGCACGGGGCACGTGATGCCGACCCAGGCTTTCAAGGCGATCCTGATCAAGCCGTCGCATTATGACGACGATGGCTACGTGATCCAGTGGCGGCGGTCGCTCGTTCCGTCCAACAGCCTCGCCAGCGTTCACGGCCTCCTCACCGACTGCAAGACCGCGCAGGTGCTCGGCCCCGACGTGGACATCCAGGTCGAGGCGGTCGACGAGTGCAACACCGTCATCCGGGTCAAAACGATCATCAAGTCGATCCGCGAAGCCGGCGCAGGTTTCGTCGGGCTGGTCGGCGTGCAGTCGAACCAGTTCCCGCGCGCGCTCGATCTCGCGCGCCAGATCCGCGCCGCCGGCATTCCGGTGGTGCTCGGCGGATTCCATGTCAGCGGCTGCCTCGCGATGCTGCCGGAGCTGCCCGCCGATATCAAGGAAGCGGTGGACCTCGGCGTCGTCCTCTATGCCGGTGAAGGTGAAGGCCGCCTCGAGGAACTGCTGCGCGACCTGCACGCCGGCACGCCCAAGGCGATCTACAACTACCTCTCCGCCATGCCGGACATGGCGCGGGCCACGCTCCCGATCCTGCCGCGCGAGACCGTGACGCGCGTTGCGGGTCACTACACGAGCTTCGACGCTGGCCGCGGCTGCCCGTTCCAGTGCTCGTTCTGCACGATCATCAACGTGCAGGGCCGCAAGTCGCGCTACCGCACGCCGGACGACGTCGAGGAAATCGTCCGCACCAATGCCAAGCAGGGCATCACGCGCTTTTTCGTGACCGACGACAATTTCGCCCGCAACAAGAACTGGGAAGCCATCATCGATCGCCTGATCGAGTTACGCGAACGGCATGGTTTCAAGATCCGCCTGCTGTTGCAGGTCGACACGCTGTGCCACCGCATCCCCGGCTTCATCGAGAAGTGTGCGCGCGCCGGCTGCACCGCCGTGTTCATCGGGCTGGAGAACATCAATCCCGAATCCCTGATGGGGACCAAGAAGCGGCAGAACAAGATCTGGGAATACCGCGAGATGCTGCAGGCGTGGCGCCGGCACAAGGTGATGACCTATGCGGGCTACATCCTCGGCTTCCCGACCGACACGCCGGAATCGATCGCGCGCGACATCGAGATCATCAAGCAGGAGCTGCCGGTCGACATCCTCGAGTTCTTCTTCCTGACGCCCCTGCCCGGCTCGGAAGATCACAAGCGGCTGCTGACGAACGGGGTGGCGATGGACCCCGACATGAACAAGTACGACCTTGAGCACGCCTGCACCGGCCATGCCCGCATGTCGAAAGCCGAATGGGAGGGCGTCTATCGGGATGCTTGGCTTCGCTACTACACCGACGAGCACGTCGAGACGATCATGCGGCGCGCCGTCGTGTCCGGCATCAACCGCACGAAGGTGCTCGACTCGTTGGTCGGCTTCTCTGGCGCGTCCCTGATCGAGGGGGTGCACCCGCTGCAATTCGGCTTCGTGCGGCGCAAGGTGCGGACGCAGCGCCGCTCCGGCCTGCCGATCGTCAATCCGCTGATCTTCTACCCGTGGAGGATCATGGACGGCCTCACGGTGGCGGCGAGGTGGACCAGGCGGATCGTGCGCTATCGCCGCATGATGAAGCGCGTGAAGAACGATCCGGCCGCGATGTCCTACACCGACCTCGCGCTCACGCCGGCGGTACAGGGCGCCGAGGATCATTTCGTGCAGTACTACGCCGACAAGCTTCCGCACACCCACGGCGCGCCGGTGAAACGCGACGAAGCCGCGCACGAGGTCGTGGCGGCTGAGTAGCGGCGCATCGGGCCCCAGCCGCGCGCTTGCGGATCTCCGCGAGGCTGCCTTCGAAGTAAAAGGCCGCGACGGACAAGTCGTCGCACTCCCCGTCGAGGATCGCCCGGCAACCGTCGAGCGCATCGCCAAGGCTCACGTAACTTCCCGGCCGCTTGGTCCAGGGCTCGGCGTAGAAGAACGGCTGGCCGAAGAAATTCTGCAGCTTACGGGCGCGCGCCAGCGTCACATCCGTGGTGTCGGCGTTGGCGAAGCCGTTCGCCGCCCACTGTCGCCAGCGGCGACGGGCCGGCGAGCAGCGGCACGATCTGGTCGAAGGCAAGCCCCGTGATCGGCGCCACGCTGGTCCGGCGCTGCCCATGCGCTGGACCATGTGAACGTTGACCGCGTGCGGCGGTTTGCTTCGTCGCTGACGGCGAATGTCCGGCGCTGCGCGAGGTCACGACGCTGTTCTTCGTGCACGAGTGCTCGGCCGCAGGCGCCTCGCTCGCCACGGCTTCGGCGTCCGCCAATAGGAATCCCTGCGGCGTCTTGCGCCGTAGCACCCGGAACGCCTGGTGCCGCACAGCCAGCCGGGAAATGCCGCGGGTTCGGCAAGACTTGGCATTCCGGCCCACGCGGCGACAAAGGCCTCCTGCACCACGTCCTCGGCCGCCTGGAAGTCGCGGACCAATGTCAGGGCCGAGCCGTAAACGGCGTGCTGGAAGCGCCGCGTCAGCTCGACGATGGCCTTCACGTCGCCGCCGCGGGCCTGATTGAGCGGTGCTTCCAGTTCCATCGCCGTACCCTCACCGGAAGGTGCCAGGAAGTGGGCGTGGCCTTTAGGGTCGCGCGAACTTCTTTATCTGGGTTGGGGTGACGAGCCGACCTTTTCGACCTTGTTTTCGTGTCCTCGGGGCCTATTTTTCGGGCGTCGGTGCCCTGATCGGCACCGATTTCGTTATCCACAGCGCGTCTCGTCCTGCCGGTCCGGCCATGCAAAAAGCTGGGCTGGCGAAAAACTCGTGTTCTCATTATGTTCCGGGACTCATGAACGACCTGTTCGACCAGAGTCGCCCGCGCCGTAACCTCGACGGCGGCCGCGTGATCACGATTCGCGGCGCGCGCGAGCACAATCTCAAGAACGTGGACGTGGAGATCCCGCGCGACCAGCTCGTGGTGTTCACGGGCCTGTCCGGCTCGGGCAAGTCCTCGCTCGCCTTCGACACGATCTACGCCGAGGGCCAGCGCCGCTACGTCGAGAGCCTCTCGGCCTACGCGCGCCAGTTCCTCGAGATGATGCAGAAGCCGGACGTCGACCAGATCGATGGTCTCTCGCCCGCCATCTCGATCGAGCAGAAGACCACCTCGCGCAACCCGCGCTCGACGGTCGGCACCGTCACCGAGATCTACGACTACATGCGGCTCCTCTGGGCGCGGGTCGGCGTGCCGTACTCGCCCGCCACCGGCCTGCCGATCGAGAGCCAGACGGTGAGCCAGATGGTCGACCGCATCCTGGCGCTGCCTGAGGGCACGCGGCTCTATCTGCTGGCGCCGGTGGTGCGCGGCCGCAAGGGCGAGTACCGCAAGGAATTGGCCGAGTACCTCAAGAAGGGCTACCAGCGCGTCAAGGTCGACGGGAAGTTCTACGAGATCCAGGCGGTCCCGGCGCTCGACAAGAAATTCACCCACGACATCGACGTGGTGATCGACCGCATCATGGTGCGGCCGGATATCGGCACGCGGCTTGCGGACTCGCTTGAGCAGGCGCTCAAGCTCGCCGACGGGCTGGCGATTGCCGAGATGGCGGACGGCGGCGCGGTCGAAGGCGCGAAGGCGAACAAGCAGCGCAACGAAACCGCCGAACGCCTGATCTTCTCGGAGAAATTCGCCTGCCCGGTATCGGGCTTCACCATTCCGGAGATCGAGCCGCGGCTGTTCTCGTTCAACAACCCGTTCGGCGCCTGCCCGAAGTGCGGCGGCCTCGGCGTGGAGCAGCACATCGACCCGGAGCTCGTCATCGACAAGGATCGCACGCTGAAATCCGGCGCGATTCTGCCTTGGGCGAAATCATCGAGCCCCTATTACACGCAGACGCTGCAGGCGCTGGGCAAATTCTACAAGTTCACGCTCGACACCAAGTGGAAGGACCTGCCGAAGCGCGCGCAAAACGCGATCCTCGACGGCTCGGGCGAGGACGAGATCCGCTTCGCCTATGACGACGGCATGCGCTCCTACGAAACGAAGAAGCCGTTCGAGGGCGTGGTGACCAACCTCGAACGGCGCTGGCGCGAGACCGAGAGCGACTGGGCGCGCGAGGAGATCGCGAAGTACTTCACCGACGTGCCGTGCGACGCCTGCAAGGGCTATCGGCTGAAACCTGAGGCGCTGTGCGTCAAGGTCGGCGGCCTGCACATCGGCGAAGTCTCCGAGATGTCGATCAAGCGCGCCGGCGAATGGGTCGAGGCGCTGCCGCCGCTCCTCAACAGCCAGCAGACCGAGATCGCGGCGCGCATCCTGAAGGAGATCCGCGACCGGCTGAAATTCCTGGTCGATGTCGGCCTCGAATATCTCACGCTGGCGCGCGCCTCCGGCACGCTCTCGGGCGGCGAGAGCCAGCGCATCCGCCTCGCCTCGCAGATCGGCTCCGGGCTCACCGGCGTGCTCTATGTGCTGGACGAACCCTCGATCGGCCTGCACCAGCGCGACAATGCACGGCTCCTCGAAACGCTGAAGCGCCTGCGCGACCTCGGCAACACCGTGATCGTGGTGGAGCACGACGAGGACGCGATCCGCATCGCCGACCATGTGCTCGACATCGGCCCCGGCGCCGGCATCCACGGCGGCCACATCATCGCGCAGGGCACGCCCGACGACATCATGGCGGCGCCCAAGTCGCTCACCGGGCAGTATCTGACCGGCGAGCGTTTCATCGAGATTCCCGAGCGGCGTCCGCGCAACGTGCACCGCACGCTGAAAGTCATCAACGCGCGCGGCAACAACCTGAAGAACGTCACCGCCGAGATCCCGCTCGGCCTTTTCACCGCGGTGACCGGGGTCTCCGGCGGCGGCAAGTCCACGCTCCTGGTCGACACGCTCTACAAGGCGGTGGCGCGCCGCCTCAACGGCGCCAGCGAAGGCCCCGCCCCGCACGACCGGCTCGAAGGGCTCGAACACCTCGACAAGGTGATCGACATCGACCAGTCGCCGATCGGCCGCACGCCGCGCTCCAACCCCGCGACCTACACCGGCGCGTTCACGCCGATCCGCGAATGGTTCGCGGGCCTCCCCGAGGCGAAGGCGCGCGGCTACGAGCCGGGGCGCTTCAGTTTCAACGTGAAGGGCGGACGCTGCGAGGCCTGCCAGGGCGACGGCGTCATCAAGATCGAGATGCACTTTTTGCCGGACGTCTACGTCACCTGCGACGTCTGCAAGGGCAAGCGCTACAACCGCGAGACGCTCGACGTCACCTTCAAGGGCAAGTCGATCGCCGACGTGCTCGACATGACGGTCGAGGAGGCGCTGAATTTCTTCAAGGCGGTGCCGCGCATCCGCAACGTGCTGGAGACGCTGCACCGCGTCGGCCTCGACTACATCCATGTCGGCCAGCAGGCGACCACGCTGTCAGGCGGCGAGGCGCAGCGCGTGAAGCTCGCCAAGGAGCTGTGCAAGCGCGCCACCGGCCGCACGTTGTACATCCTGGATGAGCCCACGACCGGGCTGCACTTCCACGATGTCGCGAAGCTCCTGGAGGTGCTGCACGAGCTGGTCGCCGGCGGCAACACCGTGGTGGTGATCGAGCATAATCTCGAGGTGATCAAGACCGCCGACTGGATCATCGACCTCGGCCCCGAAGGCGGCGACGGCGGCGGCGAGATCGTGGCCGCAGGCCCGCCCGAAACCGTGGTGAAGGAGAAGCGCAGCTATACCGGGGCGTTCCTCAAGCCGGTGTTGGCGCGGCGGGGGGTGGAGCGGAAGAAGGGGATGCAGGCGGCGGAATAGGTCTATACCTATGGTCGCAGGTGCGTTATTCTCATCCAACGAAGTACTGTCGGACGTATGTCTTTCCTCCTGTGATCGTTGCTATCCACCAACCTCACTTTTTGCCTTGGGCGGGCTACTTCAACAAGCTCGCCAATGCAGATTGTTTTATCTTGCTGGACAATGTTCAATATAGAAAAAACTACTTCCAGAATCGTACGTTGATACGTCACCCAACGCTTGCCGAATGCAAATGGCTTACCGTTCCTGTCCATGCAAAGTTGTCCACGGATCACCAAGATATCGCAATCGCCGACCCGAACTGGCGCCAGCGAGCGCTGAATAAGATCCATGGCGCTTACAGGAATGCGCCGTACTTTGATTCGTATTTTGGCTCCATAGAGCAGCTGTTCCTGGAATGCGCCGACCTCTTGGTCGACGTGAACTTCCAGAGCCTGAGATTCATTACGAAAATCCTTGACCTGAGCACAACGATTACCCGAGCGAGTACAATCACAACTGCTCAAGAACCGAATCGTCTCCTAGCTCTATGTCGGGCAGTAGGGGCAACGGGTTACATAACCGGCGAGGGTTGGGGCGAGCACAACACTGAGGTATTTGAGGTAGAGGGCGCCGGAATTCGCGTGCATAGGCAAAAGTTTCGTGCTTCTTATCAAGACTTCGCAAGCGACTATTATTCCGGCTGTTTCAACCTGAGCACTTTGGACTTGCTATTCCAACTAGGACCAGCGGCAACTAGCAAAATTGTGCAGTTCCCCTGGCGAGCGAAGGTGTAAACTATGGTCTCAGACACTGACCGCCAGACTCTAAAACGTTCAATAGTTCACATTCTGACTCGCTTGAACGAGGGCTTTGTCGTCGTTGCCCTCGCGCTGTTACTTGCAAACAATTTTGCAAACTTGGTGTTTCACGTGAACTTTGTTCCCACTAACGATGCGCTTATAAATCTTGCCCCCCTGCTGATACTTGCGATAGTCGCCCTGTTCGCTAGATTGCAACAGGAGACCCGAGACCGGATTGAGCGGTTGGAGCGATTGTCCCACCTAAGAACCGAAGTACTCGAGGAGGACGTCGTATATCCAATCAGAGATATGGTGCTAAACTGCAAACAAATAGATATTCTCACTCTTTCAGGCACGATCACGTTTCCTTTGAGCGACGAAGAGGTTGTGCGAGTCATGACTGCGAGTCGGAGGCGATCAGAGATCAACATCCTCATCGCCGATCCGTTTTCGGAAAACATTCAGACACGCTATCGTGTGGATGAGCCTGACACACACCGCTCAAATGTGAACAAGATCGAGCAAGCGATTGTCTGGCTTAACAAATTGACTCAACAGCTTCCTGCTTCAAACCGAAGGCACGTCAACGTATATATTTACACTAATTATCCGACCATTTGCGTTTTCCGAGGAGATAATAAAATTTATTTTAGCTACTACGGCTATAAGCTGAGAGGTAATGACACGCCCACTATCTTGACTGCCGCAGACGAACGGTTGGGTCGAGCGGTCATTAAACATTTTGATGAGGTGAAGAAGGAGTCAGTGCCCATCTCAGAATGGATATCGAAGAACTTCGACCGTATATCGGACAAAGCTAGCATCCGATTCACTCGGGCTTACGTGGGAGTCTTCCTGCGCGATAGTAATGGTGCTTTTATTTTGCAGCGGCGGGACAATCGGCGAGGCATCGAGAACCCCGGGAAGCTTTCAGTATTCGGTGGGACGCTGGAACGCAACGAAACACCCGTGCAAGCAGCAGTGCGGGAGCTGAGGGAGGAGACTGGACTCGAACTCGATCCGGATGCCTTGAAGGCAATTCGGACTCTCGTGTCCGCGCCTAACTCCCATGACTGCGTTCTGGAGCACTACTTCTTGGTTGAGAATGTCGACCCCACCAAGATAAAGGTGAACGAAGGCCAACAGTTTGAAACGTGGCCGCGAGATATCGCACTCAAGCGCTCTGATATAACAGAGATTCCCGCGAAGGTCTTGGCTGAGAATTTTTGATTGCCACGCTTCTCTCCGGTCTTACAGAAGAACCCTTGTGTCTTTCCGCACCGCAACGTAGGGCGGCAGGAAGGCGTGGATGGCCGGGTCAAGCCCGGCCATGACGCTGAAAGGCTTACTCCCTCCCCAGCCTCTCCACCTCCTCCATCGTCCGCCCTTCCCGCGCCCGGTACACCGGCAGCGACCAGCCGTAGGAGAGCGCGAGCGCGCGGATGACGAAGCACGCCGCAAAGCCGAAAGCCGCCGCGATCGTGCCGCCCACACCGAGCGCCAGCAGCCCGACGAAGGCCGCCGCGCCCGCCAGCGCGGCGGTCACGTAGATCTCCCGGCGCAGGATGAGCGGGCTTTCGCCGCCAAGAATATCGCGCATCACGCCGCCGAAGGTCGCTGTGACGACGCCCATCGCGACCGCGATGAATGCGCCCGCGCCGGCGGTGAGCGCGCGGTCCGTGCCGACGACGCAGAACAGCGCAAGCCCCGCGGCGTCGAGCCAGAGCAGCACAAGGGTGCGCGACTCCGGGATGTGCGCGAGGAAGAAGGTCGCGGCCGACACGGCGACGCAGATCGCGAGATAGACCGGCTCGCGCACCCAGAACACAGGCAGCGCGCCGAGCATCGCGTCGCGCAGCGTGCCGCCGCCCATCCCGGTCACGCAGCCGAGCAGGATGAAGCCGGTGATGTCCATGCGCTTGCGCGAGGCGACGAGCGCGCCGGTCACGGCGAACACCGCCGTGCCGAACCGATCGCGGTCAGGAACGAGCCGAGCATTGCGGCTTTGTAACAGAGTCGGGCGCCGCCGCGCCGCTACCGCTTCATCGGCGCGGGCGCGCCGCCCTTACTTGAAGAACGGCTTGATGCAGGCCTCATAGCGGGCGGTGATGACCCGGCAGCGCTGCGCCGGCGGGATCGTGCGGTTCTTGGCCAGCGACAGATAGATGTTCCAGCAGTTGCGGCAGATCGGCACCAGCTTCGCGCACTCCGCTGCCGTGTGCCCGCGGAAGAGGCAGTTGGCCAGACAATTCTGCGGCAGCACGTAACTGGTGTTGACCGCGATCGACCCGCACACCATCGGCACCGGTTGCGCCTGTGCCGGGGGCGCCCCGGCGAGCCCGAGCCCGATCAGGGCGAGCATTCCAATGAAAAGACCGCGAAGCTTCGATGTCATGACCCAGCCTCCCGTTGAACGATCCCACCCACCGGCATCGTGACACACGCTAAGGTCGTGTCAATCGGGATGAAGGAGTGGCCCCGAATGGCCGCGATGCTGCTAGACTCGCGCGACCTGGAGGACCTCGCCATGCCCGCCGCCGCTCATGCCAAGCTGCAATCCGATCACGCCACGCTTGCCGCGCTGAACACCGACTACATCAACTCGGTGCAGCACTCGGACGTGAAGCGCTTCGACGAAATCCTCAGCGACGAGTTCTACTGCAGCAACCCGGACGGCTCGCTGGTCGATCGCGCCGCATTCCTGAGGCAAACCGCAAAGCCCGTGGCGATTTCGAACCTGCGCGCCGAGGACGTGCTGATCCGTATCTTTTCGTCGGCGCATGATCTTGTCCGAGAACCGGGGTCCACTTCTCGGGATCATGCGCATGACTTCGCCGTGATCCATGCGCGCACTGCCTACACCAGGCCGGACGGCACGCCGGGCGGCGGCCGCTACACCGACGGCTATGCGAAGATCGGCGGGCAATGGCTTGCGGTGTTCGCGCACGTGACAAGGCTGTAGGTTGTAGCCCGGATGGAGCGCAGCGAAATCCGGGGCAATTCCGCATGGCCCCGCATTGCGCTTCGCTTCATGCGGGCTACAAGGCCGCAATGGATACACCCGCACCGGAAATCGCCCCCGATTGCCCGCATTGCCTCAAGCCGGCAGCGCTGTGCGTCTGCGATCTCGTCACGCCGTTCGACAACCGGGTCGAGCTGCTCGTCCTGCAGCATCCGCAGGAGCAGGACCGCCTGCTCGGCTCGGCGCGGCTCGCGGCGCGGCATTTTGCGAATGCGCATTTCAAAATCGGCCTGTCGTGGCCGTCACTGTCGAAAGTGCTGGGCCGCGAAGCCGATCCGAAGCGCTGGGCCATCCTCTATCTCGGCTCGCTCAAGGCGGAGGCGCTTATCGTACGGCGCGACGTTGTGGTGGTGACCGGCAAGGGAGCGCCCCTGCCCGACCAGGATACGGCGCTGCGCGATATCGAAGGCATCATCCTGCTCGACGGCACCTGGAGCCAGGCCAAGGCGATGTGGTGGCGCAACGCCTGGATGCTCAAGTGCCGGCGCGTGCTGCTCGCCCGCGAGCGGCCGTCGCGCTACGGCAAGCTGCGCCG is a window encoding:
- a CDS encoding radical SAM protein, giving the protein MPTQAFKAILIKPSHYDDDGYVIQWRRSLVPSNSLASVHGLLTDCKTAQVLGPDVDIQVEAVDECNTVIRVKTIIKSIREAGAGFVGLVGVQSNQFPRALDLARQIRAAGIPVVLGGFHVSGCLAMLPELPADIKEAVDLGVVLYAGEGEGRLEELLRDLHAGTPKAIYNYLSAMPDMARATLPILPRETVTRVAGHYTSFDAGRGCPFQCSFCTIINVQGRKSRYRTPDDVEEIVRTNAKQGITRFFVTDDNFARNKNWEAIIDRLIELRERHGFKIRLLLQVDTLCHRIPGFIEKCARAGCTAVFIGLENINPESLMGTKKRQNKIWEYREMLQAWRRHKVMTYAGYILGFPTDTPESIARDIEIIKQELPVDILEFFFLTPLPGSEDHKRLLTNGVAMDPDMNKYDLEHACTGHARMSKAEWEGVYRDAWLRYYTDEHVETIMRRAVVSGINRTKVLDSLVGFSGASLIEGVHPLQFGFVRRKVRTQRRSGLPIVNPLIFYPWRIMDGLTVAARWTRRIVRYRRMMKRVKNDPAAMSYTDLALTPAVQGAEDHFVQYYADKLPHTHGAPVKRDEAAHEVVAAE
- a CDS encoding sigma factor, whose protein sequence is MELEAPLNQARGGDVKAIVELTRRFQHAVYGSALTLVRDFQAAEDVVQEAFVAAWAGMPSLAEPAAFPGWLCGTRRSGCYGARRRRDSYWRTPKPWRARRLRPSTRARRTAS
- the uvrA gene encoding excinuclease ABC subunit UvrA, producing MNDLFDQSRPRRNLDGGRVITIRGAREHNLKNVDVEIPRDQLVVFTGLSGSGKSSLAFDTIYAEGQRRYVESLSAYARQFLEMMQKPDVDQIDGLSPAISIEQKTTSRNPRSTVGTVTEIYDYMRLLWARVGVPYSPATGLPIESQTVSQMVDRILALPEGTRLYLLAPVVRGRKGEYRKELAEYLKKGYQRVKVDGKFYEIQAVPALDKKFTHDIDVVIDRIMVRPDIGTRLADSLEQALKLADGLAIAEMADGGAVEGAKANKQRNETAERLIFSEKFACPVSGFTIPEIEPRLFSFNNPFGACPKCGGLGVEQHIDPELVIDKDRTLKSGAILPWAKSSSPYYTQTLQALGKFYKFTLDTKWKDLPKRAQNAILDGSGEDEIRFAYDDGMRSYETKKPFEGVVTNLERRWRETESDWAREEIAKYFTDVPCDACKGYRLKPEALCVKVGGLHIGEVSEMSIKRAGEWVEALPPLLNSQQTEIAARILKEIRDRLKFLVDVGLEYLTLARASGTLSGGESQRIRLASQIGSGLTGVLYVLDEPSIGLHQRDNARLLETLKRLRDLGNTVIVVEHDEDAIRIADHVLDIGPGAGIHGGHIIAQGTPDDIMAAPKSLTGQYLTGERFIEIPERRPRNVHRTLKVINARGNNLKNVTAEIPLGLFTAVTGVSGGGKSTLLVDTLYKAVARRLNGASEGPAPHDRLEGLEHLDKVIDIDQSPIGRTPRSNPATYTGAFTPIREWFAGLPEAKARGYEPGRFSFNVKGGRCEACQGDGVIKIEMHFLPDVYVTCDVCKGKRYNRETLDVTFKGKSIADVLDMTVEEALNFFKAVPRIRNVLETLHRVGLDYIHVGQQATTLSGGEAQRVKLAKELCKRATGRTLYILDEPTTGLHFHDVAKLLEVLHELVAGGNTVVVIEHNLEVIKTADWIIDLGPEGGDGGGEIVAAGPPETVVKEKRSYTGAFLKPVLARRGVERKKGMQAAE
- a CDS encoding WbqC family protein translates to MIVAIHQPHFLPWAGYFNKLANADCFILLDNVQYRKNYFQNRTLIRHPTLAECKWLTVPVHAKLSTDHQDIAIADPNWRQRALNKIHGAYRNAPYFDSYFGSIEQLFLECADLLVDVNFQSLRFITKILDLSTTITRASTITTAQEPNRLLALCRAVGATGYITGEGWGEHNTEVFEVEGAGIRVHRQKFRASYQDFASDYYSGCFNLSTLDLLFQLGPAATSKIVQFPWRAKV
- a CDS encoding NUDIX hydrolase; amino-acid sequence: MVSDTDRQTLKRSIVHILTRLNEGFVVVALALLLANNFANLVFHVNFVPTNDALINLAPLLILAIVALFARLQQETRDRIERLERLSHLRTEVLEEDVVYPIRDMVLNCKQIDILTLSGTITFPLSDEEVVRVMTASRRRSEINILIADPFSENIQTRYRVDEPDTHRSNVNKIEQAIVWLNKLTQQLPASNRRHVNVYIYTNYPTICVFRGDNKIYFSYYGYKLRGNDTPTILTAADERLGRAVIKHFDEVKKESVPISEWISKNFDRISDKASIRFTRAYVGVFLRDSNGAFILQRRDNRRGIENPGKLSVFGGTLERNETPVQAAVRELREETGLELDPDALKAIRTLVSAPNSHDCVLEHYFLVENVDPTKIKVNEGQQFETWPRDIALKRSDITEIPAKVLAENF
- a CDS encoding trimeric intracellular cation channel family protein codes for the protein MLQSRNARLVPDRDRFGTAVFAVTGALVASRKRMDITGFILLGCVTGMGGGTLRDAMLGALPVFWVREPVYLAICVAVSAATFFLAHIPESRTLVLLWLDAAGLALFCVVGTDRALTAGAGAFIAVAMGVVTATFGGVMRDILGGESPLILRREIYVTAALAGAAAFVGLLALGVGGTIAAAFGFAACFVIRALALSYGWSLPVYRAREGRTMEEVERLGRE
- a CDS encoding nuclear transport factor 2 family protein; amino-acid sequence: MPAAAHAKLQSDHATLAALNTDYINSVQHSDVKRFDEILSDEFYCSNPDGSLVDRAAFLRQTAKPVAISNLRAEDVLIRIFSSAHDLVREPGSTSRDHAHDFAVIHARTAYTRPDGTPGGGRYTDGYAKIGGQWLAVFAHVTRL
- a CDS encoding tRNA-uridine aminocarboxypropyltransferase → MDTPAPEIAPDCPHCLKPAALCVCDLVTPFDNRVELLVLQHPQEQDRLLGSARLAARHFANAHFKIGLSWPSLSKVLGREADPKRWAILYLGSLKAEALIVRRDVVVVTGKGAPLPDQDTALRDIEGIILLDGTWSQAKAMWWRNAWMLKCRRVLLARERPSRYGKLRREPRRDGLSTLEAAAMLMARLEAAPKIEAALNTSFAKMLERYRAAHGKKRIERAADRA